The proteins below come from a single Elusimicrobiota bacterium genomic window:
- a CDS encoding Nramp family divalent metal transporter gives MKFALPLKQRHFFKRIWIFFAIMGPGIITANVDNDAGGITTYSLCGANFGYSMLWSLIPITFFLIIVQEMCNRMGVVTGKGLAGLIREKFGVKLTFYLMLGILLTNFGNILGEFAGIASSMEIFGINKYISVPLAVVIVWSLVIKGTYRSVEKIFLVACVFYVSYIISGFLAKPAWGQVMKEFVVPTVNLQPSFLTMLVGVLGTTIAPWMQFYQQAAVVEKGVKLQEYEYSKWDTIVGCVMVNLVAFFIVVVCGTVLFQGIGMHPIQTAADAAKALKPLAGEYCASLFAFGLLNASLFAASILPLSTVFIICESFGWEIGVNKTFAEAPQFYGLYTFLLLFGATIILLPGIPLIPIMFFSQVINGLALPFVLVFMIILINDHKIMGNYKSGKIHNFLTWLLTIIASVLGILAIFTSLIG, from the coding sequence ATGAAATTTGCGCTGCCCTTAAAACAAAGGCATTTCTTTAAGAGAATCTGGATTTTCTTCGCCATAATGGGCCCGGGAATTATAACCGCAAACGTAGACAATGACGCAGGCGGCATCACCACTTATTCCCTTTGCGGCGCTAATTTCGGTTACTCCATGCTCTGGAGTCTGATACCGATAACCTTCTTCCTCATAATAGTGCAGGAAATGTGCAACCGCATGGGCGTGGTCACCGGGAAAGGCCTCGCGGGGCTTATACGCGAAAAATTCGGCGTAAAACTGACATTTTATTTGATGTTGGGCATATTGCTTACAAATTTCGGAAATATCCTGGGAGAGTTCGCAGGTATTGCTTCCAGCATGGAAATCTTCGGTATTAATAAATATATTTCCGTCCCTCTTGCCGTAGTTATTGTATGGTCCCTGGTTATAAAAGGCACTTACCGCTCTGTCGAGAAAATATTCCTTGTTGCCTGCGTGTTTTATGTTTCATATATAATTTCCGGTTTTCTTGCCAAGCCTGCGTGGGGCCAGGTTATGAAAGAGTTCGTAGTCCCTACCGTAAACCTTCAGCCCAGCTTTCTCACTATGTTAGTCGGTGTGCTCGGTACTACCATTGCTCCCTGGATGCAGTTTTACCAGCAGGCGGCAGTTGTCGAAAAGGGCGTAAAATTGCAGGAATATGAATATTCCAAATGGGATACTATTGTCGGCTGTGTAATGGTAAATTTGGTGGCTTTCTTTATAGTTGTCGTGTGCGGCACGGTATTATTTCAGGGAATCGGCATGCATCCTATCCAAACAGCCGCTGACGCAGCAAAAGCCTTGAAACCTCTTGCCGGGGAATATTGCGCGTCTCTTTTTGCTTTTGGTTTGCTCAACGCTTCACTTTTTGCGGCGTCAATTTTGCCGTTATCAACAGTTTTCATTATCTGTGAGAGTTTCGGCTGGGAAATAGGCGTCAATAAAACTTTTGCGGAAGCCCCCCAATTCTACGGCTTATATACTTTTCTTCTGTTATTCGGCGCAACAATTATTTTATTGCCGGGAATTCCGCTGATACCGATAATGTTTTTTTCACAGGTTATAAACGGGTTGGCGCTTCCTTTTGTGCTTGTGTTTATGATTATACTTATAAATGACCACAAAATCATGGGTAATTATAAAAGCGGTAAAATTCATAATTTCCTGACCTGGCTTCTGACGATTATTGCCTCCGTATTGGGAATTCTCGCTATTTTCACTTCACTAATCGGTTAA
- the bioB gene encoding biotin synthase BioB — MNILKLTQKLNDSNFPKEGISFDEALGLIDIKNEDLYFLLALANKVREKFRGNKVNLCALTSAKSGNCPEDCAFCSQSSRHNSNAPEYPLISEEEILNQARKTIKETKTDRFCIVISGRGVNEEKDLQVICNAIKSVKAEFPNIKLDASLGFISEDGIKRLKQAGLSRFNHNLETAESYFGSVCTTHKHSDRVKTIKNLKKAGLEVCVGGIIGLGETPGQRIELAFELKNLDVDCIPINFLNPVPGTKFEKNPIIPPLELLKYIAIFRLIMPDKEIRVCGGRQANLKNLQSMIFPAGADAIIIGNYLTTPGSSPDDDINMIKSMGLEISQN, encoded by the coding sequence ATGAACATTCTAAAACTTACTCAAAAACTAAACGACAGTAATTTCCCAAAAGAAGGGATTTCTTTTGACGAAGCTTTAGGCCTTATTGATATAAAAAATGAAGATTTATATTTTCTTCTCGCGCTGGCAAACAAAGTGCGCGAAAAATTCCGCGGCAACAAAGTAAACTTATGCGCGCTTACAAGCGCAAAGTCAGGCAATTGCCCCGAAGACTGCGCTTTCTGTTCACAATCATCCCGGCACAATTCCAATGCGCCGGAATACCCTCTTATTTCTGAAGAGGAAATTTTGAACCAGGCAAGAAAAACAATTAAGGAAACCAAAACAGACAGGTTCTGTATTGTAATCAGCGGGCGCGGCGTAAATGAGGAAAAAGATTTGCAGGTTATATGTAACGCGATTAAAAGCGTCAAGGCAGAATTTCCTAATATTAAACTTGACGCTTCGCTTGGTTTCATATCCGAAGACGGCATAAAAAGATTAAAACAAGCCGGGCTTTCAAGGTTTAATCACAATCTTGAAACGGCGGAAAGTTATTTCGGTTCGGTCTGTACAACACACAAGCATTCCGATAGGGTTAAAACTATAAAGAATTTAAAAAAAGCGGGGCTGGAAGTGTGTGTTGGCGGAATAATAGGGCTGGGTGAAACTCCCGGGCAAAGAATTGAACTGGCCTTCGAACTCAAAAACCTTGATGTAGATTGCATACCAATAAATTTTTTAAACCCCGTTCCCGGGACAAAATTCGAAAAGAATCCTATAATTCCACCTCTTGAACTTCTGAAATATATTGCAATATTCCGTTTAATCATGCCTGATAAAGAAATCAGGGTTTGCGGCGGCAGGCAGGCAAATCTTAAAAATCTGCAATCTATGATTTTTCCTGCAGGCGCGGACGCAATTATAATTGGAAACTACCTCACCACTCCAGGCAGTTCCCCGGACGATGATATAAATATGATCAAATCAATGGGACTTGAGATATCCCAAAACTAA